In the Euphorbia lathyris chromosome 5, ddEupLath1.1, whole genome shotgun sequence genome, one interval contains:
- the LOC136231348 gene encoding mitotic checkpoint serine/threonine-protein kinase BUB1-like, which translates to MLEVFDESLSVQDPLLPWLVSIKKALDNKAFGGDLNKLLVDCIQTFKHDAKYRNDPRFLKIWLLYLEGVEDYETVFKEMEKNNICSDHSVLYELYASLLEAKGNWQQAHVVYRIGISRKAKPLERLEVAHSLFLDRITHRLKAFSLKKINGDESIPLGGSCVYPWSTSTREELWKKIHLEILRYDVKEFTIIFTEAIFWMSKRLKKSFMGPFLFD; encoded by the exons ATGCTCGAGGTCTTCGACGAGAGTTTATCTGTTCAAGATCCTCTCTTGCCATGGCTAGT GTCGATCAAGAAGGCACTCGATAACAAAGCATTTGGCGGtgaccttaacaagcttctagTGGACTGTATTCAAACTTTCAAGCACGATGCCAAGTACCGGAACGACCCTAGATTTCTCAAGATTTGGCTCCTCTAT TTGGAAGGTGTGGAGGATTATGAAACTGTTTTCAAAGAAATGGAGAAGAACAATATATGCAGCGACCATTCAGTGCTTTATGAACTGTATGCGAGTTTGCTTGAAGCAAAAGGGAATTGGCAGCAAGCACATGTTGTTTACCGGATTGGAATTTCGAG GAAAGCCAAACCCCTTGAGCGATTGGAGGTTGCACACTCTTTATTTCTAGATAGAATTACTCACAGGCTAAAAGCTTTTTCACTTAAGAAG ATCAATGGTGATGAATCCATTCCACTGGGGGGGAGTTGTGTTTATCCATGGTCAACCTCCACCAGAGAGGAGCTGTGGAAGAAGATACACCTTGAAATTCTGAGATATGATGTAAAAGAGTTCACTATTATATTTACAGAGGCAATATTCTGGATGTCCAAACGTCTGAAGAAATCATTTATGGGTCCATTTCTCTTTGATTAA